The Arachis hypogaea cultivar Tifrunner chromosome 16, arahy.Tifrunner.gnm2.J5K5, whole genome shotgun sequence genome contains a region encoding:
- the LOC112756500 gene encoding uncharacterized protein, with protein sequence MANRADPDIDDDLRDLYKEYTGPLGSAPTNTQDREKSNKRSHAGSDEEEEPRDPNAVPTDFTSREAKVWEAKSKATERNWKKRKEEEMICKLCGESGHFTQGCPTTLGANRKSQDFFERIPARDKNVRALFTEKVLNKIEREIGCKIKMDEKFIIVSGKDRLILAKGVDAVHKIREEGEQRGTSSSHMARSRSPEQSPVGARFQRSEPQRSHSGPRNASQFQQRFGRQERAVEDRVREDMQKFARGSPQAYGNSGARGRSSHSRSPRQPPYTGNSYNSIDGRNQNIGSYRNDGWDSHRRESAGIQPSHQFDYSTSPKTLEELELEYKKEATELMKNRDREEDEENFKHREAVRDLRENYMNKVAMLRVSHAKQWEEFLQLEAHRHQQHTIQQIPSGFGSYKQQNFTEYDGSAVNPHYAGPNLPLESRNRFSDMENYPTRPHDNFGEFQRRGGDFAKAFNRY encoded by the exons ATGGCAAATAGAGCTGATCCTGATATTGACGACGATTTGCGTGATCTTTACAAGGAGTACACTGGTCCTCTGGGATCTGCTCCTACCAATACGCAAGATAGggaaaaatcaaacaaaaggtCTCATGCTGGTTCAGATGAAGAGGAGGAGCCACGGGACCCTAATGCTGTTCCAACCGATTTCACCAGCCGAGAGGCTAAGGTTTGGGAGGCTAAGTCAAAGGCTACTGAGAGGaattggaagaaaaggaaagaagaggaAATGATCTGCAAACTTTGTGGAGAATCAGGGCATTTCACTCAG GGTTGTCCGACTACTCTTGGAGCAAACCGCAAGTCTCAAGATTTCTTTGAAAGGATACCCGCAAGGGATAAAAATGTAAGAGCGCTTTTCACAGAGAAAGTTCTAAACAAGATTGAAAGGGAAATTGGCTGCAAAATTAAGATGGATGAGAAATTTATTATTGTCAGTGGTAAGGATAGATTAATTTTGGCAAAAGGTGTTGATGCGGTACACAAGATTAGAGAGGAGGGTGAACAAAGaggaacttctagttctcacatgGCCAGGTCAAGGTCTCCTGAGCAAAGTCCTGTTGGTGCTCGGTTTCAACGATCTGAGCCCCAGAGGTCTCATTCTGGACCGCGAAATGCATCTCAGTTTCAACAAAGGTTTGGTAGGCAAGAGAGAGCTGTTGAAGACCGCGTGCGAGAGGACATGCAAAAGTTTGCAAGAGGTTCTCCACAAG CTTATGGTAATAGTGGAGCAAGAGGTCGGTCAAGCCATTCAAGATCTCCAAGACAGCCCCCTTACACAGGGAACTCATATAATTCAATTGATGGCCGCAATCAGAACATAGGATCTTATAGGAATGATGGGTGGGATTCTCACAGAAGAGAATCTGCAGGGATCCAACCCAGTCATCAGTTTGATTATAGCACTTCCCCCAAGACTTTAGAAGAATTAGAGTTGGAGTATAAGAAAGAGGCAACTGAGCTAATGAAAAACCGTGACagggaagaagatgaagaaaatttCAAGCATCGTGAG GCTGTTCGAGACTTGAGGGAGAACTACATGAACAAAGTTGCTATGTTAAGGGTCTCACATGCTAAACAATGGGAAGAGTTTCTTCAGCTTGAAGCCCACAGGCATCAACAGCACACAATCCAACAAATCCCTTCTGGTTTTGGCAGTTATAAGCAGCAGAATTTCACCGAATATGATGGTTCTGCTGTCAATCCTCACTATGCTGGGCCCAACTTACCCTTGGAATCGAGGAACAGGTTCTCAGACATGGAGAATTATCCTACCAGGCCTCATGATAATTTTGGTGAATTTCAGAGGCGTGGTGGAGATTTTGCAAAAGCTTTCAACAGATATTAA
- the LOC112758513 gene encoding probable glycerol-3-phosphate acyltransferase 2, translating to MVEMAKMFTIQFFFKSLFFFWYRFFFKPLKNFQRTNSISYITTTIATTQSSFNKYRKFSSSSSSSLLHRSDLNEHTLLFDVEGALLRSSSVFPYFMLVAFEAGGLVRAIVLVLTYPLVCLVGEDLGMKIMVMVCFFGIKEKNFRVGSAVLPKFLLEDVGSEIFEVVNGAGKRVGLSKMPRVMVECFLKEYLNVDLVVGREMKEFCGYFLGFMEERKNNNNVDQHVLELVQEGKGSCSSNIIGISGFRNKDFRHHEIFSRCKEVYLVSDGDKKSWQKLSRNKYPKSLIFHDGRLALRPTPLDSLFILTWFPFAVVLAVVRIVAGLTLPFDISIPLLALTGMRLDSSLPAQTNKIHGDNNEEKVKGNMYVCNHRTLLDPLYLSFLLRKKVVAVTYSLSRMSEILAPIKTVRLTRKREEDARMMKELLMEGDLVVCPEGTTCREPYLLRFSPLFSELCDEISPVAIDSHVSMFHGTTAGGLKCMDPLFFLMNPFPSYSVHLLHSVTTSSSDDDDDVSSRFEVANRVQSQIAEALGFQCTKLTRKDKYLILAGNEGIVSSSSNK from the exons ATGGTGGAGATGGCTAAAATGTTcaccattcaattttttttcaaatcccttttcttcttttggtACCGGTTCTTCTTCAAGCCGCTCAAGAACTTCCAAAGAACCAATAGTATTAGTTACATCACCACCACCATTGCAACCACTCAATCATCGTTCAATAAGTACcgcaaattctcttcttcttcttcttcttctcttcttcaccgTTCAGACCTCAACGAGCACACCCTCTTGTTCGACGTAGAGGGTGCGCTCCTGAGGTCTTCTTCGGTGTTCCCTTACTTCATGCTCGTTGCTTTCGAAGCCGGAGGGCTCGTAAGAGCCATTGTTCTCGTTCTCACGTACCCACTTGTTTGCTTAGTCGGAGAAGACTTGGGGATGAAGATAATGGTGATGGTGTGCTTCTTTGGGATAAAAGAGAAAAACTTTAGAGTTGGGAGTGCTGTTCTTCCAAAATTCTTGTTGGAAGACGTAGGTTCAGAGATTTTTGAGGTGGTGAATGGTGCTGGAAAGAGAGTTGGGTTGAGCAAGATGCCACGTGTCATGGTAGAGTGTTTCTTGAAGGAGTATTTGAATGTTGACTTGGTTGTGGGAAGAGAAATGAAAGAGTTTTGTGGTTACTTCTTAGGGTTTATGgaagagagaaaaaataataataatgtggaTCAGCATGTTTTGGAGCTTGTTCAAGAAGGGAAAGGAAGTTGTTCTTCCAATATTATTGGAATTTCAGGATTCCGTAATAAGGATTTTCGTCATCATGAGATCTTTTCCCGTTGCAAG GAAGTGTACTTGGTGAGCGATGGAGACAAAAAGAGCTGGCAAAAGCTATCAAGAAACAAATACCCTAAATCACTCATTTTTCATGACGGAAGATTAGCACTCAGACCCACACCATTGGATTCTCTTTTCATCTTGACATGGTTCCCGTTCGCAGTCGTCCTCGCCGTCGTCCGAATCGTTGCCGGACTCACCCTCCCCTTTGACATCTCAATTCCACTATTAGCCCTAACCGGCATGCGTCTGGACAGTTCACTCCCGGCGCAAACAAATAAAATACATGGTGATAATAATGAAGAGAAAGTAAAGGGAAACATGTACGTGTGTAACCACAGAACATTGCTGGACCCTTTGTACTTGTCATTCTTGTTGCGCAAGAAAGTAGTAGCTGTAACATATAGCTTAAGCAGAATGTCGGAGATACTAGCGCCGATCAAGACGGTGAGGTTAACTCGGAAGCGCGAGGAAGATGCGAGGATGATGAAGGAGTTGTTAATGGAAGGGGACCTTGTTGTGTGCCCTGAAGGGACCACATGTAGAGAGCCATATTTATTAAGGTTTAGTCCTTTGTTTTCTGAACTATGTGATGAGATATCACCGGTTGCAATTGATAGCCATGTGAGCATGTTTCATGGTACAACCGCTGGGGGTCTTAAGTGCATGGaccctctcttctttctcatgaACCCTTTCCCTTCTTACTCCGTTCACCTTCTTCACAGTGTCACCACTTCTTCttcggatgatgatgatgatgtcagcAGTAGGTTTGAAGTTGCTAATCGAGTTCAGAGTCAGATTGCTGAGGCTTTGGGATTTCAATGCACCAAACTTACAAGAAAAGACAAGTACTTGATTTTGGCGGGTAATGAAGGCATTGTTTCCAGCAGTTCCAACAAGTAg
- the LOC114925473 gene encoding uncharacterized protein, producing the protein MKSIIADVQSRFNYNVSYRNTWLAKQKSVAKVFGDWKVSYQTLPVWLKAMTAKIPMSRVQIKRSPFIVRVRKLKVGGTHLYEKYKGALLVAVAQHGNQNIVHIAFAIVEGETADAWEFFLTNLRRYVVTVDGVGIISDRHTSIDAAIARSNGA; encoded by the exons ATGAAGTCTATTATTGCAGACGTTCAATCTAGGTTCAACTACAATGTAAGTTACCGCAATACTTGGCTGGCAAAGCAGAAATCTGTTGCAAAAGTTTTTGGTGATTGGAAAGTTTCTTACCAGACTCTGCCAGTATGGTTGAAAGCAATGACTGCGAAGATACCAATGTCCCGTGTTCAAATAAAACGCTCCCCGTTTATCGTGAGAGTGAGGAAGTTAAAG GTCGGTGGCACGCACCTGTATGAAAAATATAAAGGTGCACTTTTGGTTGCGGTTGCACAACATGGGAACCAAAACATTGTGCATATTGCATTTGCGATAGTCGAGGGCGAGACGGCAGACGCATGGGAATTTTTCCTAACCAATTTGCGTAGATATGTTGTTACCGTTGATGGTGTGGGTATTATTTCTGACCGCCATACCTCCATCGATGCTGCAATAGCTCGCAGTAACGGTGCATAG